Genomic DNA from Solanum dulcamara chromosome 4, daSolDulc1.2, whole genome shotgun sequence:
gagatacgtaagttattactttaagatgtatcacgtacaatatacttttaattaggtgatacattctgatttttcatatacatgtatcaaggtTGACCGGAAGTTCAAGCGTTTGGAGAACAAAATGGATTCAAATCACATTGATCTTTTGAAAGCCATCGACAGTATGGCGAACCGAATGACTGGCACATCATCTCAAGttaaaaaagatgattttgatCAATCATTCCATGTGGTTGAACAACAAGAAGCACCTACTGGATTGGAGGTGcacaattttgcaaataaatctgacccaccccaaaaaaatgacaaatctaatgtccaggaagatattaaggtacatacatcatgtaatatttgatatttatgcttttaaacttCTGAATAATTTTCATTGTCATGTATCaattgtaaatgttattatgttttcaggGACCTGAACCATCCACCATGATAAATCAGGTGGACAACATATCGGAACAAAGCATTTTAGCAGATGTTCCTGAATTATTTGATCAGCAAGtttattctgatacattaaaggtaatgtatcagaaacaaattgatgaataatttgattctgtatatatattttgtataagctctacctctttaaatatatatatatctagacatttagtacatatatatcataagtaaatgttattatgtttccaGGAAGATGAACCATCCGTCAAGGATGTATCAGCACACCAAATGGAACCACAAAGAGCAGATACTGATCAGCTTATtgctgattctgatacattacaggtaatgtatcagattctttATTGAGATAAAATcaacattattaatttttttaatgacgtTATACATTACGTGTAGAACACTGTAAAGAAAGATGGAAGAGTAGCTGATGATAAATCTGCCAAAGTAGAAGAGCAAGTCGAggagattgaaaaagaaaaaatcaaaccaagcaCATCAGAATCCAATACTTCAGCACCATTTTCGTCAGAAACTCTGGATGTGATAGATGCTCTAATATACGGACTTCCATTACCAGCCATGCCATTGACAACTGTTAGTCATGAGCAAGTTCAGGATGAATGTCTATTACGCGATAGCCAGCTACCAACCACTCTTCCATCAAAAGCTAATGTATTGTCTGACGATGCGAAGACACCATCTCGAAGAAGCAGGATTCCTTCGAAGATCTTACAGTCGCCGTATCTTTCAAACTTTGGGTCGAGTGAAAAGGGAAAGGAAAATTTGTCAGATGTTACGCATCAGACACAcccttttgaaggttttggTATATGCTATCAACCCCCTTCCGAGCTTGTCACAGAATTCTCTGAATGGATAGATAAAGGACTTCTAAAATCACATGGCAACAAGTAAGTATGACATATTCAACTTATACCCATACAAGTcgtgtattatatttgttatgttattaaacTACAAGTTTCCATTCAGGAATTCGAAGGAGGATCATTACAGATCTAAGTGCTCTTCATTCGGCTTTGAAAGAATGGACTTTGTTGTGGCATTTCCTAAAGATAAGAACTGGTTCTACCTAATGTCACAGCCGGACAGATGCTGGAACGATGaggtaaaaatttcatcataaataatatgatacaactcatactaactacctgatacatacatattaatgtatctgatacatagatagataaatgtatctgatacatacataatcTGATATGTGATGCTAGTTGttatataactaatactttcttaaaatgtgcagcacatcgatgtaatattttactaccttcGGAAGAAATCGAAGATGCAGTTGAGCAATCATTATCGATACACAACGACAAAttgcattttcaaaaattacatCGAATATGCACACACACGCTACTATCACCTTCCACCTAACATTTCTACACAAGAAGATATGGCAAGGTCCACTGTTACAGCTCATCAAGAGAGATCCgtgaagaacataataagaggtttCTCAATACCAGCCGGTTTGCCCTGGCATttggtagatgaggtatacattcCAGTAAACTGCGAcatggattttcattgggttcttGCGGTAGTTGTGTTGAAAGAGAGGTTGATACGTGTGTATGATTCATCGCCTAGACGAAGAAGTAGCAACCCTTTCCAAGAGATCCAAAAGATAGCAGCAATGCTACCAACATACCTGCAAGACAGTGGTTTCTTTGACAACAACGAACGTACTGATTGGTCGTCtcttgattcatacaaggacaaatcaaCCGGTAATATGCTTGAACCACATCACCCATTAGCAGTTGAGTATGTTGAAGGAATTGCGCAACAGGGAAGTGGCAGCTTGTGAGTTTTAACATCGGCTATGTATACCTAAATCATTCatatgtcaattttactttttttaaattccTGTATTCCTTTATTTGCAGGGATTGTGGAGTTTTCCTGGCCATGtttgctgaatatcttagtgataGAATTTCTATTCCAAGTACCGGACTAAACGCTGAATTCTTCCGTTCAAGATATGCCGCACTCTTATGGAGATATGGTTGTCagaaggccatggatggttatgttagcgataacgacgatccaaaaaaaCCAAGGAGAGACATATCTCCAAACCAAGGAGAACTGATTGAtgttcaataaattttttttgatagtacacattttaggtgattctgattcttccaatgtatctgatacataaactgtaatgtatcagatttagtatattttaatatttccatacctcagatttactatgtttttctctGGTATCAAAATGGAATATAAATtcaaagtttatgttttatactctactgtatcaaacttgtatcgattataatattcataagtgtcacattttgtgaattctgatacatgaatcaagttttttttattatgatacatcatgcacatgtatcagattctcatttctcaatatttaatgattctgatacattaatttttttgcATAAGAATTCTGTCTCAAGATTTAAAGTATATGATACATcttgcttatgtatcagatttgCATTTATCAAGATTTACTGCATATGAtaatctacaacctatatcaaataGGATCTTATGTATCACCAACAACTTTTGTGTAATTATGGTTGTCGAAAAGACAAGAATGTTTATGTTTGGGAAAATAACGATCCAAAAAATAAACCATGTGAGATTTGTCATTAATCCAAGTCATGGCGAACCGATGGAAGtcctgtattttattttaaaaaaattgtagcaATAAAATGTTATaatcttgatacataaataaattgtcactaaaagatttttatatttatgtcacgtgtcaaattcaaatataaaatataataatagatgttattttatgattcaaTTAGAATGTACACCGAGATACCACAAACATCATATCTATTTaggaatgaaattacaagtctttctgTTGTGGCCTTCGTGGCCACAACGTCCACAAGAATTTGTGCTACTTGTTATTTTCTCATTAGCAaacttttttctccctttctttggtcttcctgGCATCCTTTTGTATATTGGCGGCAAGAcaatttcttccaaaatttccttcGGAGCAGTCCagtctttcttatctggcattggaaccattggtaattcataagtatttgccaaCGCCTCTGGTTTGTAGTAATCAGAACAATATGGGTGCAGGTCagtaatgttcttgctcttcaacactgcaattgcatgtggacatggtatctcgtctagttgaaaTCTACCACAAgtgcatgtttttctctctagacacacaatgtatcttatacctaattcgtaaacagaataaagatactctgatgaagcaacaacctgcaggaattatatttcaaatttatgtatcagTATTGCTTCCTCACATACACaactatgtatcagaactgatgttaAAGGGTAATAATTATCACAGGATATACATATCAGGTGAATCAACAATCagcaagaaataaatttcacatatatgtatcagaaagtacgtatcaattacagaaatgatgtatcagaactgatgtatcagtatgtattttaaacatgttatgtttatatgtgtcagtacttatgtatcaactacacatTTTGATGTATCTGAATtgatatatcagtgtataatgAACACAGGCTTTACTTGAATGACGAAGCAACAAACtgatataaataaacttcacatatatctaatagtacttatgtatcatctaCACTAATAATGTATctacactgatgtatcagtatatatttagAACAATTTATGCATAACTGATTAATCATCAGCCTGAAGGAAAATAATctttacatatatgtatcagaacttatgtatcaaatatagaacttatgtatcataattgaagtttcattatttaattagcacatgttatacataactgatgaaTCATCAGCCACCAagaaataaataacacatatatgtatcataaagtATGATTCAATTACAGAAATGATGTATTAGAACGGATGtatcaatatatatgtatcagaaagtatgtatcagaaagtatctATCATGTATctacactgatgtatcagtatatatgcgtcagaaagtatgtatcgtgtaccttcattctcgaacacttgATCGTGTTTGAAACTaggatatcttcgaattttctacccaaagtatgttttgtataagatgctatttctctatttttgcagttccaagaaccaaataacattctcgtttgctccaaaaagtcaattataggcagctctcgtgcttcaacaagacatccattgatacattctgcgatgttagaagtcatcattctacccctgttgacagtggcatgaacccttgaccacttttcgtatcctgcattttttaaatattgtgccACCCGTTGATCGATTCTTTCAACTTTGGCCATTAATTTATCGACTTCATCTTTTCGGTATGCCTTGGCCATTGAATAGAAGATGTCACTTAGTACAGCTTTGCTCCTTCTGTATTTAGTACACacatttttccatatatgccatatgcatgcaaaatgaggaacattgggaaataccatgcttacactcttgattatgctttcgttcctatctgatacaacacacatattgtccCTCTCTCCAAATGCATTCTTGAAATTCTGAAAAAACCACGTCCATGATGAATCATTTTCCGTATCAACAATACCATACGCCAACGGCAATATGCAacctaataaatcaataatagcgATACAATAGTTATTAGAATTCATCAGAATCACAACAAACGTGAAAAATGAGATGACACACTATTATTCAATAAGACACAGTATAAGAAAGTAATACCTGCCCCATCAAGTGTGCTAGCTGATACAAACGtccctttataaggtccatcaagatgtgcaccgtcaacaacaactactggtcgacaaaactgaaaccccctcatcaagggccttaacgctatgaacaaatacatgaattcatcagttgatgacttgtgcatacttatgtacgaatttggatatacggtttttagaatatgtatatatacaggCAGCTGTCTATATCCATCAGCAGGTTTTCCCCTTAACATCTGCAAAGCATGCTCTTTTGAACGCCATGCCtgttgataggtaatatcaattccatacgctgatttaatatcctctcgtatatcattaggggtgacaattctcttatgattaaccaatttaggggctgtgaatgcactaacaaaagcctttgtagcatgaactttgttgaaaatcctatctctcagtgcacatgaatgttcactattgaaatatctaactttgaatatatccgtttttttccaacatgaagctttcattctccaacaacaTCCTTCTGAAAGGCATACTATCACATAACtgcatttgtattaaaaaaataacatgtatcatatcaatattttttcatttataataTGAACAAATACAGTGACATACTGATAGGAAGTGTGTCAACCCATGTACTTGATACATGCTTCTTTGTATGTATTGTTAAAAAAACATCTGATACATAGAGTATTATGAACCTGATACATACTGACagcattattatcattttttaactgAGTTACAGGAATgtagttttgatgtatcatgacatgaaaaattattttattttaagaatgtatcagatacatacagtaatatgtatctgatacatactgttggatactatccaacatcaaaatttccaaatgcagaaatggagttttgatgtatcatgacatgaaaaattattttactttaagaatgtatcagatacacacagtaatatgtatctgatacatactgttggatactatccaacatcaaaatttccagatgcagaaatggagttttgatgtatcatgacatgaaaaattattttactttaagaatgtatcagatacacacagtaatatgtatctgatacatactgttggatactatccaacatcaaaatttccagatGCAGAAATgtagttttgatgtatcatgacatgaaaaatcattttactttaagaatgtatcagatacacacagtaatatgtatctgatacatactgttggatactatccaaTATCAAA
This window encodes:
- the LOC129884438 gene encoding uncharacterized protein LOC129884438, giving the protein MLRGKPADGYRQLPVYIHILKTVYPNSYISMHKSSTDEFMYLFIALRPLMRGFQFCRPVVVVDGAHLDGPYKGTFVSASTLDGAGCILPLAYGIVDTENDSSWTWFFQNFKNAFGERDNMCVVSDRNESIIKSVSMVFPNVPHFACIWHIWKNVCTKYRRSKAVLSDIFYSMAKAYRKDEVDKLMAKVERIDQRVAQYLKNAGYEKWSRVHATVNRGRMMTSNIAECINGCLVEARELPIIDFLEQTRMLFGSWNCKNREIASYTKHTLGRKFEDILVSNTIKCSRMKVVASSEYLYSVYELGIRYIVCLERKTCTCGRFQLDEIPCPHAIAVLKSKNITDLHPYCSDYYKPEALANTYELPMVPMPDKKDWTAPKEILEEIVLPPIYKRMPGRPKKGRKKFANEKITSSTNSCGRCGHEGHNRKTCNFIPK
- the LOC129887197 gene encoding uncharacterized protein LOC129887197; translation: IKKIPSHPLRFGTAYRANFLDDFESSIGEECIKLFRQSIFGHYLDMPNCNFQGQIIKCLLLLEVDQKNKEELHIRHVQGNILRFTINDFAIITGLRCTGNMNDFKYSDDQASRLLSLYFPGAKNGVNKARFVERFLVGGWKTNEDAVQMAILYFIHTFVFSQLGDAPISVDDFKMVEDGSYEQYPWGKLAYSKLIKGMRQEFSNAKQMYRLGGMPYALNVWIYECASQVPSEIAVRVGNKIPRILNWRVVAVKPKFETFMSTIFSEYPCSNIVQPQHEMESIVVHDSQQKPEDSTSAAKVNFRKPHEVTGFEDFSTTPPTEFLKRSRDVAETSSPPPSKRMKTSPAKKPIQVETANMHKDFIPPNESENLVSPDNEPGAKSPKESEKPVSPDNVPGAKSALGGESSGHSDRIIHMQFKVDRKFKRLENKMDSNHIDLLKAIDSMANRMTGTSSQVKKDDFDQSFHVVEQQEAPTGLEGPEPSTMINQVDNISEQSILADVPELFDQQVYSDTLKEDEPSVKDVSAHQMEPQRADTDQLIADSDTLQNTVKKDGRVADDKSAKVEEQVEEIEKEKIKPSTSESNTSAPFSSETLDVIDALIYGLPLPAMPLTTVSHEQVQDECLLRDSQLPTTLPSKANVLSDDAKTPSRRSRIPSKILQSPYLSNFGSSEKGKENLSDVTHQTHPFEGFGICYQPPSELVTEFSEWIDKGLLKSHGNKNSKEDHYRSKCSSFGFERMDFVVAFPKDKNWFYLMSQPDRCWNDEHIDVIFYYLRKKSKMQLSNHYRYTTTNCIFKNYIEYAHTRYYHLPPNISTQEDMARSTVTAHQERSVKNIIRGFSIPAGLPWHLVDEVYIPVNCDMDFHWVLAVVVLKERLIRVYDSSPRRRSSNPFQEIQKIAAMLPTYLQDSGFFDNNERTDWSSLDSYKDKSTGNMLEPHHPLAVEYVEGIAQQGSGSLDCGVFLAMFAEYLSDRISIPSTGLNAEFFRSRYAALLWRYGCQKAMDGYVSDNDDPKKPRRDISPNQGELIDVQ